In one window of Erwinia tasmaniensis Et1/99 DNA:
- a CDS encoding AvrE-family type 3 secretion system effector, translated as MVLKLQGTEHKAAIQTATHGPAGPGAALQQGSSSSSAQTAAVSLAEEGKNRGRMPKVHQQSAAADGSSPAHQQKRPFSLKAMLGLKKSAKPQAQAQPAATHGKGTTLRDLLAREESATHHEAASPAAARLTRSDGVKRQSLDDMAGRPMVKGGGGEDKVPTQQKQHQLNNFSQMRQTMLDKMAHPSSSGTAHTSSGTAHSGAAEITPDEDDSEFQQLHQQRLAREQENPPQPPRLGVATPLAARFQPKLSSIAESVLEGTSATPPLQARSALKGSGADLAPLAMTLDKGKLQLAPGNPPALNTLLEQTLGKKDQHYLAHHASSDGSQHLLLDQKGRLFDIKSNGTSYSVMHNSQPAQIKEKLAQGADVAISVDGKSGKVTLGRGAEGHHDMALSQPGEAHRSTLTGIWQHPAGAAQSQEGSVRLHDDKIHILHSELGVWQTAGNDTHSQLSRQGDGKLYALKDGRTLQNLSDNQSSEKLVDKIKSFSVSERGQVAILTDTASRHKMTIMPALNAPPESRSSVSLHFADAHQGLLHGQSQIEAQSVAISHGRLIVADSEGKLFSAALPPPGENELKMKAMPQQALAEHLGNDHQISGFFTDDRGQLNALVKDNFKQQHACPLGDDHQFHPGWNMSDALVIDNQLGLHRVNPEPHEVLNMGREGSLALQEGKLHYFDQLTKGWTGAESGCQQLKKGLDGAAYILKEGEVKRLDISQSTSSIKQGEDNIFSLPHVRNKPEPGSALQGLDKADKAQAMAVIGVNHYLALSEKGDIRSFEIKPGTRQLERPPQTLGREGISGELKDIHVDNEHNLYALNHDGEIFHQSRADWHKGAEGSGWQKLALPQSESALQRLDMNQKHQPVATLADGSQHLLKAGGWHAYTPPERGPLMPETRGSQQVFDRLTQGVKGKVIPGTGVTVKLSAQAGGLSGMEGRKVSSKFADRVRAYVFNPTMSTPRPIKNAAYATQHGWQGRQGLKPLYEMQGALIKQLDAHNVRHNATQPDLHSKLENLDLGEHGAALVKDIKRFRDDLEQSATRSATVLGQHQGVLKSSGEVNGDYQPSRSKGLVQSFNVNRSGRDLSQSLQQAVRAAPPSAQSKLETMLDHFVSAGVNMSHQKGEIPLGRQRDPNDKTALTKSRLILDTVTLGELHQLVDKAALVSGHQPDADQIKQLRQQFDTLREKQYGDNPVKHYTDMGFTHSKALEADYDAVKAFINAFKKEHHGVNLTARTVLQTSGNAELAQKLKDTLLSLDSGESMSFSRAYGGGVSTAFVPSLNKVPVPIVPGAGVTLDRAYNLSFSRTSGGLSVSFGRDGGVSGSVSVATGHDLMPYMTDKKTSAGNASDWLSKKHKISPDFRIGGSLSASVQGTLQNSLKFKLTEDQLPDFIHGLTHGTLTPAELLQKGVEHQMKQGSKLVFSVDTSAAFDLRAGINLTEDGSKPNSVTARASVGVSASANLVSGSRERSRAAGEFSSTESASDNRPTFFNQAGLGANATLAAGVAHSSTHDGKPVGTFPAFTSANVSMALAMDNRTSQSISLEMKHPEPVTSDEIGELASTLGKHFKDTTTTQMLAAFKELEDVKPDEKLSILKTHFSERPIVGDDRYEAVRGLQKLVSRQQAADANSMELGSASHSTTYKNLSRVSHDGIFELLHQHINTALPPSSAARLSALMDSDPTLKGLVKQLQNTPFSSASVAMELKDDLRDQTEKAILDGKVGREEVGILFQDRNNLRIKSVSVSQAISKSEGFNTPTLLLGATNSAGMSMERNIGTINFKYGQDQNTPRRFTLEGEIAKANPDVASALSELKKEGLEMKS; from the coding sequence ATGGTGTTAAAGTTACAGGGAACGGAGCATAAGGCGGCGATACAGACGGCAACGCACGGTCCGGCGGGGCCTGGCGCGGCATTGCAACAGGGTAGCAGCAGCAGTAGCGCGCAAACTGCCGCCGTGTCACTGGCGGAAGAGGGTAAAAACCGCGGCAGGATGCCGAAAGTTCACCAGCAGTCTGCCGCTGCCGATGGCAGTAGCCCCGCTCACCAGCAAAAGCGACCGTTCAGCCTGAAGGCCATGCTGGGGTTGAAAAAATCGGCTAAACCCCAGGCACAGGCTCAGCCAGCCGCGACTCACGGCAAAGGCACGACCTTACGCGATCTGCTGGCCCGCGAAGAGAGCGCAACCCATCATGAGGCCGCTTCACCCGCTGCGGCGCGTTTAACCCGCTCTGACGGCGTTAAACGCCAAAGTCTGGACGATATGGCCGGGCGGCCAATGGTTAAAGGCGGCGGCGGTGAAGATAAGGTGCCAACGCAGCAAAAGCAGCATCAGCTGAACAATTTCAGCCAGATGCGCCAGACGATGTTGGATAAAATGGCTCATCCTTCATCATCTGGCACCGCCCATACATCATCCGGCACCGCCCATAGCGGTGCGGCAGAAATAACACCGGATGAGGACGACAGTGAATTCCAGCAGCTGCACCAACAGCGGCTGGCGCGCGAACAGGAAAACCCACCGCAGCCGCCAAGACTCGGCGTCGCCACGCCGTTAGCCGCCCGGTTCCAGCCCAAACTGTCATCGATTGCGGAGAGCGTTCTTGAAGGTACGAGCGCAACGCCGCCGCTTCAGGCCCGGTCAGCGCTGAAGGGAAGCGGTGCCGATCTGGCGCCGCTGGCCATGACGCTGGATAAAGGGAAATTACAGCTGGCACCCGGCAACCCCCCCGCGCTGAATACGCTGTTAGAGCAGACATTGGGTAAAAAAGACCAGCACTATCTGGCACACCACGCCAGCAGCGACGGGAGTCAGCATCTGCTGCTGGATCAAAAAGGCCGCCTGTTTGATATCAAAAGCAATGGCACCAGCTACAGCGTGATGCATAACAGCCAGCCCGCACAAATCAAGGAAAAGCTGGCGCAGGGCGCAGATGTCGCCATCAGCGTAGACGGCAAAAGCGGCAAGGTGACCTTGGGGCGTGGTGCTGAAGGCCACCATGACATGGCGTTAAGCCAGCCGGGGGAGGCGCACCGTTCCACGTTGACCGGGATCTGGCAGCATCCCGCTGGCGCAGCGCAGTCACAGGAGGGATCTGTCCGCCTGCATGACGACAAAATTCATATCCTGCATTCGGAGCTGGGCGTCTGGCAGACGGCGGGCAACGATACGCATAGCCAGCTTTCCCGCCAGGGTGACGGTAAACTTTATGCCCTGAAAGACGGCCGCACTCTGCAAAACCTGTCCGATAACCAATCCTCGGAAAAGCTGGTCGATAAAATCAAATCGTTTTCTGTCAGTGAGCGTGGGCAGGTGGCGATCCTGACGGATACCGCCAGCCGCCATAAGATGACCATTATGCCCGCGCTGAATGCTCCGCCGGAGAGCCGTAGTTCCGTCAGCCTGCACTTTGCCGATGCCCACCAGGGGCTGCTGCATGGCCAGTCGCAGATTGAGGCGCAGTCCGTTGCCATCAGCCACGGACGGCTGATCGTTGCCGATAGCGAAGGCAAACTGTTCAGCGCGGCCTTACCGCCGCCCGGAGAAAATGAGCTTAAGATGAAAGCCATGCCGCAGCAGGCGCTGGCAGAACATCTGGGCAATGACCATCAAATATCCGGCTTTTTCACCGACGATCGTGGCCAGCTCAATGCGCTGGTAAAGGATAATTTTAAACAGCAGCATGCCTGTCCGTTGGGCGACGACCATCAATTCCACCCCGGCTGGAACATGAGTGACGCGCTGGTTATCGACAATCAGCTTGGGTTGCACCGGGTCAATCCGGAACCGCACGAAGTGCTAAATATGGGGCGTGAGGGCAGCCTGGCGTTACAGGAAGGAAAATTACACTACTTTGATCAACTGACTAAAGGCTGGACCGGGGCGGAGTCGGGCTGTCAGCAGCTGAAAAAAGGTCTCGACGGAGCGGCCTATATTTTGAAAGAAGGAGAGGTGAAACGGCTGGATATCAGTCAGAGCACCTCCTCCATCAAGCAGGGGGAGGACAATATTTTTTCCCTGCCGCACGTGCGTAATAAGCCGGAGCCGGGGAGCGCCCTCCAGGGGCTGGATAAAGCCGATAAGGCCCAGGCGATGGCGGTGATCGGCGTGAATCATTATCTGGCGCTGTCGGAAAAAGGGGATATCCGCTCCTTTGAGATTAAGCCCGGTACCCGGCAGCTGGAGCGGCCTCCCCAAACGTTGGGCCGAGAAGGGATCAGCGGGGAGCTGAAAGATATCCATGTCGACAACGAGCACAACCTGTATGCGCTAAATCATGACGGCGAGATATTTCATCAGTCGCGCGCCGACTGGCACAAAGGTGCCGAAGGCAGCGGCTGGCAGAAATTGGCGTTGCCACAGAGTGAAAGCGCGCTACAACGTCTTGATATGAATCAGAAGCATCAGCCCGTTGCCACGTTGGCGGACGGTTCTCAACATCTGCTGAAAGCAGGCGGCTGGCATGCCTACACGCCACCTGAACGCGGACCGTTGATGCCGGAAACGCGCGGTTCACAGCAGGTATTCGACCGGTTAACCCAGGGGGTGAAGGGAAAAGTGATCCCTGGAACCGGGGTGACGGTGAAGCTATCGGCGCAGGCGGGCGGTCTGAGCGGCATGGAAGGGCGTAAAGTCAGCAGTAAATTTGCCGACAGGGTTCGTGCATATGTCTTTAATCCGACCATGAGCACGCCGCGCCCGATAAAAAATGCCGCCTATGCCACACAGCACGGCTGGCAGGGGCGGCAGGGGCTGAAACCTCTGTATGAGATGCAGGGGGCGCTAATCAAGCAGCTGGACGCGCACAACGTGCGCCATAACGCGACACAGCCCGATTTACATAGCAAACTGGAAAATCTCGATTTAGGCGAGCACGGCGCAGCATTAGTGAAGGATATCAAACGCTTCCGTGATGATCTGGAGCAGAGCGCCACCCGTTCGGCGACCGTTTTAGGTCAGCACCAGGGAGTGCTTAAAAGCAGCGGTGAGGTGAACGGTGATTATCAGCCATCGCGCAGCAAAGGCCTGGTACAAAGCTTTAACGTCAACCGGTCTGGTCGCGATCTGAGCCAGTCATTACAGCAGGCCGTGCGTGCGGCACCGCCGTCGGCGCAAAGTAAGCTCGAAACGATGTTGGATCATTTTGTCAGCGCTGGGGTAAATATGAGCCACCAGAAGGGGGAGATCCCTCTCGGCCGCCAGCGCGATCCCAATGATAAAACGGCGCTGACCAAGTCGCGCCTGATCCTGGATACGGTCACCCTCGGTGAACTGCATCAGCTGGTGGACAAAGCGGCGCTGGTATCCGGCCATCAGCCCGATGCCGACCAGATAAAACAGCTGCGCCAGCAGTTCGATACGCTGCGTGAAAAGCAGTATGGCGATAATCCGGTGAAGCATTATACCGATATGGGCTTTACCCATAGTAAGGCGCTTGAAGCGGATTACGATGCGGTGAAGGCCTTTATCAACGCCTTTAAAAAAGAGCACCACGGCGTTAACTTGACCGCGCGCACCGTACTGCAAACCAGCGGCAACGCCGAGCTGGCGCAGAAGTTGAAAGATACGCTGCTGTCACTGGACAGTGGTGAAAGTATGAGCTTTAGCCGGGCATACGGCGGCGGTGTCAGTACGGCCTTTGTGCCTTCGCTTAACAAGGTTCCGGTGCCGATCGTTCCCGGCGCTGGCGTGACGCTGGATCGTGCCTATAACCTGAGCTTCAGCCGCACCAGCGGTGGCTTGAGCGTCAGTTTTGGCCGTGACGGCGGAGTGAGCGGCAGCGTATCGGTTGCGACCGGGCACGATTTGATGCCCTATATGACCGACAAGAAAACCAGCGCGGGCAACGCCAGCGACTGGCTGAGCAAAAAACACAAAATCAGCCCGGATTTTCGTATCGGTGGCAGTTTGAGCGCCAGCGTACAGGGAACGCTGCAAAACAGCCTGAAATTTAAACTGACGGAAGACCAGCTGCCTGATTTTATTCATGGCTTAACGCATGGCACCCTGACCCCGGCAGAGCTGTTGCAGAAAGGGGTGGAACATCAGATGAAGCAGGGCAGTAAGCTGGTGTTTAGCGTCGACACCAGTGCGGCTTTCGATCTGCGTGCCGGTATCAACCTGACTGAAGACGGCAGTAAGCCCAATAGCGTCACCGCCCGCGCTTCGGTCGGAGTAAGCGCATCGGCCAACCTGGTTTCCGGCTCGCGCGAGCGCAGCCGGGCGGCAGGGGAGTTTAGCAGCACGGAATCGGCGAGCGATAACCGCCCGACCTTTTTCAATCAGGCCGGCCTGGGCGCCAATGCGACCCTTGCCGCCGGCGTAGCCCATTCATCTACCCACGACGGAAAACCGGTCGGAACCTTCCCGGCGTTTACCTCCGCGAATGTCTCAATGGCGCTGGCGATGGATAACCGTACTTCGCAAAGCATTAGCCTGGAGATGAAACACCCTGAGCCGGTGACCAGCGACGAGATCGGCGAACTGGCTTCAACGTTAGGAAAGCACTTTAAGGACACCACCACCACGCAGATGCTGGCGGCCTTTAAAGAGCTGGAAGACGTTAAGCCGGATGAAAAATTAAGCATCTTAAAAACGCATTTCAGTGAAAGGCCCATCGTGGGTGACGATCGCTACGAAGCGGTACGCGGCCTGCAAAAATTGGTATCACGCCAACAGGCCGCTGACGCTAACAGTATGGAATTAGGTTCTGCCAGCCACAGCACAACCTACAAGAATTTGTCCAGAGTGAGTCATGACGGCATTTTCGAACTGTTACATCAGCATATCAATACGGCTCTGCCACCGAGCAGTGCCGCTCGTCTGAGTGCCTTAATGGATAGCGATCCGACGCTGAAAGGTTTAGTTAAACAGTTGCAAAATACGCCATTCAGCAGTGCCAGCGTGGCGATGGAACTGAAAGACGATCTGCGTGACCAGACGGAAAAAGCGATACTCGACGGTAAGGTAGGGCGTGAAGAGGTCGGCATTCTGTTTCAGGATCGCAACAATTTGCGTATTAAATCAGTCAGCGTGAGTCAGGCTATCAGCAAAAGTGAAGGCTTTAATACTCCCACTTTGTTACTGGGGGCGACCAACAGTGCCGGCATGAGTATGGAGCGCAATATCGGCACCATCAACTTCAAATATGGCCAGGATCAAAACACGCCCCGGCGCTTCACGCTTGAGGGAGAAATCGCTAAGGCTAACCCAGATGTTGCATCGGCACTTTCTGAGCTGAAGAAAGAAGGGCTGGAAATGAAGAGCTGA
- a CDS encoding type III secretion system chaperone, with the protein MTSSQQRVEKLLQHFSAGCKTPLNLKEGVCALYNEQGEEVAVLEVPEHSDSLLLHCQLVETDPQASIALYPMLLQLNFEMAAMRGCWLALDELHKVRLCFQQPLAQLGEAEFSHVVSGFIEQAAEVREFIVQLTTRSAA; encoded by the coding sequence ATGACATCTTCACAACAGCGGGTTGAAAAGCTATTGCAGCACTTTTCTGCCGGATGCAAAACGCCCCTGAATCTGAAAGAGGGGGTATGCGCGCTGTATAATGAACAGGGCGAGGAGGTCGCGGTGTTGGAAGTGCCGGAACATAGCGACAGCCTGTTGCTACACTGCCAGCTGGTTGAGACCGACCCACAGGCCTCGATAGCACTCTATCCCATGTTGTTGCAGCTGAATTTTGAGATGGCGGCAATGCGTGGCTGCTGGCTGGCGTTGGACGAACTGCATAAGGTGCGGCTTTGTTTTCAGCAGCCGCTGGCGCAGCTTGGCGAGGCGGAGTTTAGCCACGTTGTGAGCGGTTTTATTGAACAGGCGGCAGAGGTTCGTGAGTTTATTGTGCAGCTAACCACTCGCAGCGCGGCCTGA
- a CDS encoding DUF2570 family protein, with product MSYISLRVMGIIMLIVLAVGNILWLRYQQRELAVLRHQNAQLMQQGEMLEARLLQLKYQATHISAALSEQKTVQQHLEKQSEQTRRQLRQAVSQSPCASLPVPDDVIRLQQNTAGSAPGSR from the coding sequence ATGAGCTACATTTCTCTCAGGGTGATGGGCATAATAATGCTCATTGTGCTTGCAGTCGGCAATATCCTTTGGCTACGTTATCAGCAGCGTGAGTTAGCTGTGTTACGTCATCAAAACGCACAATTGATGCAGCAGGGTGAAATGCTAGAGGCACGGCTGTTGCAGCTTAAATATCAGGCTACACATATTTCTGCCGCCTTGAGCGAACAGAAAACGGTTCAGCAACACCTGGAGAAACAAAGTGAACAGACTCGCCGACAGCTGCGCCAGGCGGTATCCCAATCTCCTTGTGCCAGTTTGCCTGTGCCTGATGATGTTATCAGGTTGCAGCAAAACACCGCTGGTAGCG
- a CDS encoding LysR family transcriptional regulator, translated as MFISKSMQVFITLYQEKSLKMAADKLCLTVPPVSRMLKLTEGWVGEQLFIIERNNITPTPTADCIYQQLLPLYTALKNMTRKHPEQQDFLIASPYISTSILSDLLTLSESALPQCASIKYAECIHPDDDIFISLQPIECPMHFESIRTDLVLELCCSKSVGDRWLHMPILAESETKKLKYFQRSLAEIHAQGGSGILRQIDNPSRLQSTFKCGEGLLFRLPQKNAAVKDYQSLPVISHCPLFIYVNTLKKDKRHNAFTAKLLEFFP; from the coding sequence ATGTTTATATCTAAGTCGATGCAGGTTTTTATCACCCTGTATCAGGAAAAAAGTCTTAAGATGGCGGCTGATAAGCTTTGCCTGACGGTTCCTCCCGTGTCACGTATGTTAAAGTTAACTGAAGGATGGGTGGGGGAGCAGCTGTTCATTATCGAACGGAATAATATAACGCCCACTCCTACGGCAGACTGTATCTATCAGCAGCTTTTACCGCTTTATACCGCGCTAAAAAATATGACGAGAAAGCATCCGGAACAGCAGGACTTTTTGATCGCGTCACCTTATATATCAACCTCAATATTATCAGACCTGCTGACCTTAAGCGAAAGTGCACTGCCTCAGTGCGCATCGATAAAATACGCGGAGTGCATACATCCCGATGACGATATCTTTATCAGCCTACAGCCGATTGAGTGCCCGATGCACTTTGAGTCGATACGAACGGATCTGGTTCTGGAACTTTGCTGTTCTAAAAGCGTTGGCGACAGGTGGCTTCATATGCCAATTTTAGCTGAAAGTGAAACTAAAAAACTAAAATACTTTCAGCGCTCTCTGGCGGAAATACATGCGCAAGGGGGAAGCGGAATACTGAGGCAGATTGATAACCCATCGCGACTTCAGTCCACGTTTAAATGTGGTGAGGGGCTGCTTTTTCGTCTCCCTCAAAAGAATGCGGCAGTGAAAGATTACCAGTCGCTGCCCGTTATATCGCATTGCCCGCTTTTTATCTATGTTAATACATTAAAAAAAGATAAAAGACACAATGCCTTCACGGCTAAACTTTTGGAGTTTTTTCCCTAG